A DNA window from Parabacteroides johnsonii DSM 18315 contains the following coding sequences:
- the kdpB gene encoding potassium-transporting ATPase subunit KdpB yields MKENRSASLFPKELVIESLKQSFVKLDPRTMFRNPIMFIVEVVTFVMLVVTVWSAAGGDTAQGSFGYNIVVFIVLFLTLLFANFAEAIAEARGKAQADSLRKTREETPAKRVEAGGKITTVSSSQLKKGDIFICEAGDTIPSDGEIIEGLASIDESAITGESAPVIREAGGDKSSVTGGTKVLSDQIRVMVTTQPGESFLDKMIALVEGASRKKTPNEIALTILLAGFTLVFVVVCGTLKPLADYSGAQITIAAFISLFVCLIPTTIGGLLSAIGIAGMDRALRANVITKSGKAVETAGDIDTLLLDKTGTITIGNRKATQFYPVAGVDEHSFVQACLMASLSDETPEGKSIVELGRERGVRIRDLSTSGSRMIKFTAETKCSGVDLKDGTRIRKGAFDAIRQMCEEAGNKYPEEVAALVGKITGNGGTPLVVAQDDFIIGVIELQDIIKPGIQERFERLRKMGVKTVMVTGDNPLTAKYIAEKAGVDDFIAEAKPEDKMNYIKKEQEAGKLVAMMGDGTNDAPALAQANVGVAMNSGTQAAKEAGNMVDLDNDPTKLIEIVEIGKQLLMTRGTLTTFSIANDVAKYFAIVPALFMVAIPQLAALNIMHLHSPESAILSAVIFNAVIIPILIPLALRGVAYKPIGASALLRRNLLIYGVGGVIAPFIGIKLIDMVVSLFF; encoded by the coding sequence ATGAAAGAGAATAGATCTGCTTCTTTGTTTCCGAAGGAGCTTGTAATAGAAAGTCTGAAACAGTCGTTCGTGAAGTTGGACCCTCGAACGATGTTCCGCAACCCGATCATGTTTATTGTCGAAGTGGTAACCTTCGTCATGTTGGTGGTGACGGTCTGGTCGGCTGCCGGAGGTGATACGGCACAGGGATCGTTCGGCTATAATATAGTGGTTTTCATTGTACTCTTCCTGACACTACTGTTCGCCAATTTTGCCGAAGCGATTGCCGAGGCACGTGGTAAGGCACAAGCCGACAGTTTGCGCAAGACACGCGAAGAGACACCTGCGAAACGGGTGGAAGCTGGTGGAAAAATTACGACGGTGAGCAGTTCGCAGTTGAAAAAAGGCGATATCTTTATCTGCGAGGCCGGAGATACGATCCCTTCCGACGGCGAGATCATCGAGGGGCTGGCTTCGATCGACGAGAGTGCCATAACGGGCGAGTCGGCTCCGGTCATCCGGGAAGCCGGAGGCGATAAGAGTTCCGTGACGGGCGGTACAAAAGTATTGTCCGACCAGATACGGGTGATGGTAACGACACAGCCGGGCGAGAGTTTTCTCGACAAGATGATTGCGCTTGTCGAAGGAGCTTCGCGGAAAAAGACGCCGAATGAAATTGCCTTGACGATATTGTTGGCCGGTTTTACACTGGTGTTTGTGGTGGTATGCGGCACGTTGAAACCGCTTGCCGACTATTCAGGAGCACAGATCACCATCGCGGCCTTCATCTCCTTGTTTGTTTGTCTGATCCCGACTACGATCGGCGGACTGTTGTCTGCGATCGGTATTGCGGGAATGGATCGTGCCTTGCGTGCAAATGTAATAACCAAATCCGGAAAGGCTGTAGAGACAGCCGGAGACATAGATACCCTATTGCTCGACAAGACCGGTACGATCACGATTGGCAACCGTAAAGCGACACAGTTTTATCCGGTAGCCGGGGTCGACGAACATTCTTTTGTGCAGGCTTGTCTGATGGCATCCCTGTCAGATGAGACACCGGAAGGCAAATCGATCGTCGAACTGGGACGCGAACGTGGCGTCCGCATCCGCGATTTGAGCACATCAGGTTCACGGATGATCAAGTTCACGGCCGAGACGAAGTGTTCGGGGGTAGATCTGAAAGACGGAACCCGTATTCGCAAGGGTGCTTTCGATGCTATCCGCCAGATGTGCGAGGAGGCCGGAAACAAGTATCCGGAAGAGGTTGCCGCATTGGTTGGGAAGATTACTGGTAACGGAGGCACGCCGCTGGTGGTGGCACAAGATGATTTCATCATTGGGGTGATCGAGTTGCAAGATATTATAAAACCCGGCATCCAAGAGCGTTTCGAACGGTTACGCAAAATGGGGGTCAAGACGGTGATGGTCACGGGTGACAATCCGTTGACAGCAAAGTATATCGCTGAGAAAGCCGGAGTAGATGATTTTATTGCCGAAGCGAAGCCGGAGGACAAGATGAACTACATCAAGAAAGAACAGGAAGCGGGCAAGTTGGTCGCCATGATGGGCGACGGGACGAACGATGCACCTGCACTGGCTCAGGCAAATGTCGGCGTGGCAATGAACAGTGGTACGCAGGCGGCAAAAGAGGCCGGTAATATGGTGGACTTGGACAACGACCCGACAAAACTGATCGAGATCGTAGAGATCGGTAAGCAATTGCTGATGACACGCGGAACGCTGACGACTTTCAGTATCGCAAACGATGTGGCGAAATATTTTGCGATCGTCCCGGCCTTGTTCATGGTGGCGATACCACAGTTAGCTGCTTTGAACATCATGCATTTGCACAGTCCGGAAAGTGCGATTTTGAGTGCCGTGATTTTTAATGCGGTCATTATCCCGATCCTGATTCCGCTGGCTCTGCGCGGGGTGGCTTACAAGCCTATAGGGGCATCGGCTCTGCTACGGCGTAACTTATTGATTTACGGGGTGGGCGGTGTGATCGCTCCCTTTATCGGGATCAAGTTGATCGACATGGTTGTTTCTCTATTTTTCTAA
- a CDS encoding K(+)-transporting ATPase subunit C, translated as MISNLFKSFKLTIAFCILFSVGYIFILWLFAQVASPNKGNADVVELNGRIVGAANVGQQFTKDIYFWGRPSHAGDGYDASSSAGSNKGPSNEEYLADIQARIDTFLVYHPYLKREQVPVEMVTASASGLDPDISPKAAYSQVQRVAKARGISPDKVMAIVNAHIEGPLLGLFGPEKVNVLKLNVALEKLERKD; from the coding sequence ATGATATCAAATCTGTTTAAATCATTCAAACTGACGATTGCTTTCTGCATTCTATTCAGTGTTGGCTATATCTTTATCTTATGGCTTTTCGCCCAGGTCGCTTCTCCCAACAAAGGCAATGCCGATGTGGTCGAGTTGAACGGTCGGATCGTAGGCGCTGCTAACGTGGGGCAGCAGTTCACAAAAGATATTTATTTTTGGGGCCGCCCGTCCCATGCCGGAGATGGTTACGATGCTTCGAGCTCGGCAGGTAGCAACAAAGGGCCGTCCAATGAAGAATATCTGGCGGACATACAAGCACGTATCGATACGTTCCTCGTATATCATCCCTACCTGAAACGTGAGCAAGTTCCTGTCGAAATGGTCACAGCCAGCGCTTCCGGTCTCGATCCCGACATCTCTCCGAAAGCCGCCTATAGCCAAGTGCAACGTGTAGCGAAGGCACGCGGTATCTCTCCCGATAAGGTCATGGCGATAGTCAACGCCCATATCGAGGGTCCGCTATTGGGGCTTTTCGGACCGGAAAAAGTAAATGTCCTGAAATTGAACGTGGCATTGGAAAAGTTAGAAAGAAAGGATTAA
- a CDS encoding TorF family putative porin, whose protein sequence is MNSIIKKIVAAVVTVSLCSFGMAKASENETGVKFAVQSDLVSSYIWRGMYQTGASFQPTLAFSVAGFSLTAWGSTDFDGYRSSEGLANKEIDLTAAYTFGASGLTLSIADLWWAGQGANKYFNFKSHETAHHFEAGLAYTFPLEKFPLSLAWYTMFAGQDKDAEGNQNYSSYVELNYPFSVKRVDLTATCGLVPYEAAQYYTSGFAVTNVALKGTTAIKITDSFSLPIFAQAIWNPRLEDAHLVFGFTLKP, encoded by the coding sequence ATGAACTCTATAATAAAAAAGATAGTAGCAGCAGTAGTAACTGTTTCTTTATGCTCATTCGGAATGGCAAAAGCTTCCGAAAATGAAACCGGGGTGAAATTTGCAGTCCAGAGTGATTTAGTAAGTTCTTACATATGGCGTGGCATGTACCAGACAGGTGCGAGTTTCCAACCTACATTGGCTTTTAGTGTAGCCGGCTTCTCACTGACAGCTTGGGGATCGACCGATTTCGACGGTTACCGGTCTTCCGAAGGTCTTGCCAATAAGGAGATAGACCTTACTGCCGCCTATACGTTCGGTGCTTCTGGGTTGACACTGTCCATTGCTGATCTCTGGTGGGCGGGACAAGGCGCCAACAAGTATTTTAATTTCAAGAGCCATGAAACTGCCCATCATTTCGAGGCGGGGCTTGCCTACACTTTCCCGCTTGAAAAGTTCCCTTTGTCGTTGGCTTGGTACACGATGTTCGCCGGACAGGATAAGGATGCCGAAGGCAACCAGAACTATTCTTCCTACGTTGAACTGAACTACCCTTTCTCGGTGAAACGTGTCGACTTGACCGCCACCTGCGGGTTGGTTCCTTACGAAGCTGCCCAATACTATACCAGCGGATTTGCTGTTACGAACGTGGCTTTGAAAGGAACTACCGCTATAAAGATCACTGATTCGTTTTCTTTGCCTATTTTTGCACAGGCCATCTGGAATCCCCGGTTGGAAGATGCACATCTGGTCTTTGGCTTTACTTTGAAACCGTAA
- a CDS encoding sensor protein KdpD — MNREESVQHFLDLLKKSRRGNFKVYIGMIAGVGKSYRMLSEAHELLRSGIDVRIGYIETHGRTETEALVGGLPLIPRRKSFYKGKEVEDMDLDAILNIHPEVVVVDELAHTNIEGSKNEKRWQDVMDILEAGISVITAVNIQHLEGLNEEVQDIAGIEVKERIPDSVLEQADEVVNIDLTADELVARLKAGKIYKPEKVQTALNNFFKAENILQLRELALKEVALRVEKKVENSVPVNTGVRHERFLACISSHEKTPRKVIRKAARLATRYNSKFYVLYVQTPRESMDRIPLANQRYLSNHFKLATELGGEVIRIQSESIPKSIVRVCREKQISTVCVGKPSFSLRSVLLSVFQYRTLLNSLSQLNIDLIIIA; from the coding sequence ATGAACAGGGAAGAGAGTGTACAACACTTTTTGGATTTGCTGAAAAAGTCACGGCGCGGCAACTTCAAAGTCTACATCGGTATGATTGCCGGTGTAGGCAAGTCATACCGGATGTTATCGGAGGCACACGAACTGCTCCGTAGCGGGATAGACGTCAGGATCGGCTATATCGAGACGCATGGAAGAACCGAGACGGAGGCGCTGGTGGGTGGCTTACCACTGATTCCGCGTCGCAAGTCTTTTTACAAGGGAAAGGAAGTTGAGGACATGGATCTGGATGCTATCCTGAACATTCATCCGGAAGTGGTGGTTGTAGACGAACTGGCGCATACTAATATCGAGGGCAGCAAGAATGAAAAACGCTGGCAAGATGTGATGGATATCCTCGAAGCGGGAATAAGTGTGATTACCGCTGTCAACATACAGCATCTCGAAGGGCTGAACGAGGAGGTCCAGGATATTGCAGGCATCGAGGTGAAGGAACGCATTCCCGATAGTGTGTTGGAACAAGCAGACGAGGTGGTCAACATCGACCTGACCGCCGACGAGCTGGTGGCGCGCCTGAAAGCCGGCAAGATTTACAAGCCGGAAAAGGTGCAGACGGCGCTGAACAATTTCTTCAAAGCCGAAAATATCCTGCAACTCCGCGAACTGGCGTTGAAGGAGGTAGCGCTCCGGGTCGAAAAGAAAGTCGAAAACTCGGTCCCTGTTAATACGGGCGTCCGTCACGAGCGGTTCCTTGCTTGTATCAGCAGTCACGAGAAGACTCCCCGGAAGGTGATCCGCAAGGCGGCTCGTTTGGCAACACGCTATAATTCGAAATTCTACGTGCTGTATGTCCAGACACCGCGTGAGAGTATGGACCGGATACCGTTGGCGAACCAGCGTTATCTTTCGAACCATTTTAAATTGGCTACGGAACTGGGCGGCGAAGTGATCCGTATCCAGTCCGAGAGCATCCCGAAAAGTATCGTCCGGGTGTGCAGGGAAAAACAAATCAGCACGGTGTGCGTGGGTAAACCTTCATTCAGCCTTCGTTCTGTCCTGCTGTCAGTTTTCCAATACAGGACGTTGTTAAACAGTTTGTCGCAGTTGAATATTGATCTGATAATAATAGCATAA
- a CDS encoding sensor histidine kinase, translating into MDKFLSLKIKTKLTFGIGLLFTMIVLLGGLAVRNITDMSSDTQNILADNYNSLLYSRRMLDALERIKNDPQAHAEFEKNLDLQQKNITEIDENVATAHLVAQYEAMYQNLNDTTIQRVRMALNDIMSLNMSTIYRKSKVAEHTADQALLWICIIAVACILIAFAFLIRLPRSITSPIRKLTDGILEIANHNYEKRLDLGDNQEFAEVTSSFNRMAERLTEYRKSTLADIIQAKKYIEAIVNSITEPIIGLDRDRSILFANDEALTILNLKRENVMGKSAAELALKNDLLRRLVRELIQPDEKKEPLKIYADDKESYFQAKYIPIHVTNGDGGETEYVGDVILLKNITEFKELDSAKTTFISTISHELKTPISAILMSLKLLKDKRVGEMNDEQIALADSIRESSDRLLEITGELLKMTQVETGKLQLNPKITKPIELIDYAIKANRVQAERFNCHIEVDYPEKISKLFVDSEKIAWVLTNLLSNAIHYTPENGRIIIGARQEDKKVEIFVQDFGKGIDPRYHQSIFDRYFRVPGTKVQGSGLGLAISKDFVEAHGGTIRVDSEVGKGSTFIITFNV; encoded by the coding sequence ATGGACAAGTTCTTAAGCCTGAAAATAAAAACAAAACTGACCTTCGGAATCGGTTTGTTGTTTACGATGATCGTTCTGCTGGGTGGGCTGGCCGTGCGGAATATTACGGATATGTCTTCCGACACGCAGAATATCCTGGCAGATAATTATAATTCGCTTCTCTATTCCCGCCGGATGCTGGATGCTCTCGAACGGATCAAGAACGATCCGCAGGCACACGCAGAGTTTGAAAAGAACCTGGATTTGCAGCAGAAGAATATCACAGAGATCGACGAGAATGTGGCGACGGCACATCTGGTCGCACAATATGAGGCGATGTATCAGAACTTGAATGACACGACTATACAGCGTGTCAGGATGGCACTCAACGATATTATGAGTCTGAATATGTCGACGATCTACCGGAAGAGTAAAGTGGCCGAGCATACGGCGGACCAGGCATTGCTGTGGATTTGTATTATCGCGGTGGCTTGTATCCTGATCGCTTTTGCTTTCCTGATCCGTTTGCCTCGTTCCATTACGTCGCCGATCCGTAAACTGACCGACGGTATCCTGGAGATTGCCAACCACAATTACGAAAAGAGGCTCGATCTGGGCGACAATCAGGAGTTTGCTGAAGTCACCTCTTCGTTCAACCGGATGGCGGAACGTTTGACGGAATACAGGAAAAGCACGCTGGCTGATATTATCCAGGCCAAAAAATATATCGAGGCGATTGTCAACAGCATTACCGAACCGATAATCGGGCTCGACCGGGACCGTTCCATTCTTTTCGCTAACGACGAGGCGCTTACCATATTGAATCTGAAACGTGAGAATGTGATGGGAAAGTCTGCTGCCGAACTGGCGTTGAAAAACGACCTGTTACGCCGGCTGGTACGTGAACTGATACAGCCTGACGAGAAGAAGGAGCCCTTGAAAATCTATGCTGATGATAAAGAAAGCTATTTCCAGGCTAAATATATCCCGATCCATGTGACGAATGGTGACGGAGGTGAGACAGAGTATGTGGGTGATGTGATCCTCTTGAAAAATATCACTGAATTCAAGGAATTGGACTCTGCCAAGACGACTTTTATCTCCACTATCTCCCATGAGCTGAAAACTCCGATATCTGCTATCCTTATGAGTCTCAAATTGCTGAAGGACAAACGTGTCGGAGAAATGAACGACGAGCAGATCGCGCTTGCCGATAGCATTCGTGAAAGTAGCGACCGCCTACTCGAAATCACCGGCGAATTGCTGAAAATGACACAGGTAGAGACGGGCAAGCTACAACTAAACCCGAAGATCACGAAGCCGATTGAACTGATCGATTATGCGATCAAGGCAAACCGTGTGCAGGCGGAGCGCTTCAATTGCCATATCGAAGTGGATTATCCCGAAAAAATATCCAAGCTCTTTGTCGACAGCGAGAAGATCGCCTGGGTACTCACGAACCTCCTTTCCAATGCCATCCACTACACGCCGGAGAATGGTCGTATCATTATCGGTGCGCGCCAGGAGGACAAGAAGGTGGAAATATTCGTGCAGGACTTTGGGAAAGGAATCGATCCGCGTTACCATCAGAGTATCTTCGACCGTTATTTCCGCGTTCCAGGCACGAAAGTACAGGGAAGCGGTCTCGGCCTTGCCATCAGCAAAGACTTTGTCGAAGCCCATGGTGGAACGATCCGTGTGGACAGCGAAGTCGGCAAGGGGAGTACTTTTATCATTACCTTTAATGTTTAA
- a CDS encoding aspartate kinase gives MKVLKFGGTSVGSARRMKNVASIIGSSERKIVVLSAMSGTTNALVCIAGCFYRKAPDEANKMISEQEQKYAREIEALYRTDLYKERALQLVTEHFNHVWSFSGKPFTVFDEKVILAQGELISTGMMDLYLQEQGIESVLLPALNFMRITADGEPDPVYIREKLVALLDQHPDTSVFITQGFICRNAYGDIDNLQRGGSDYSASLIGAAVDAEEIQIWTDIDGMHNNDPRVVNHTSPVRQLNFEEAAKLAHFGAKILHPCCIRPAKESNIPVRLLNSFEPSAPGTLISNTAEKGRIKAVAAKDDITYIKIKSINQLPSHKFLSHVFDTFAFYKTAVDMVTTSDIGVSVTIDNTEYLQEIVARLESYATVFVEKEMVIICVVGDLEWRNVGFEALIIEALKDIPVRMISYGGSSSNVSLVMRKEDKTRALQALSTHLFDSSQSLPPAI, from the coding sequence ATGAAAGTATTGAAATTTGGCGGAACTTCCGTCGGCTCGGCCCGGCGGATGAAGAACGTCGCATCCATAATAGGTAGCAGTGAACGAAAGATAGTGGTTCTTTCGGCCATGTCGGGGACAACGAATGCGCTGGTCTGTATCGCCGGATGCTTTTACCGGAAAGCACCGGACGAGGCGAATAAGATGATCAGTGAACAGGAACAGAAATATGCGCGGGAAATAGAAGCGTTATACCGGACAGATCTCTACAAAGAGCGTGCCCTACAATTGGTCACCGAGCATTTCAATCATGTCTGGTCTTTCTCTGGCAAACCTTTTACCGTTTTTGACGAGAAGGTGATACTGGCGCAAGGAGAACTGATCTCCACCGGCATGATGGATCTTTACCTGCAAGAGCAAGGGATTGAGTCTGTCCTTCTGCCAGCACTGAACTTCATGCGTATCACTGCCGACGGGGAACCGGACCCCGTTTATATCCGAGAGAAGCTGGTTGCCTTGTTGGATCAGCATCCCGATACGTCTGTCTTTATCACCCAGGGATTTATTTGTCGGAATGCATACGGTGATATCGACAATCTGCAACGGGGAGGGAGCGACTACAGCGCTTCCCTGATCGGGGCGGCTGTCGATGCTGAGGAGATACAGATATGGACGGATATTGACGGGATGCACAACAACGATCCGCGTGTTGTCAACCATACCTCACCTGTCCGTCAACTGAACTTCGAGGAGGCGGCGAAGCTGGCACATTTCGGGGCCAAGATTCTCCATCCCTGTTGCATCCGCCCGGCCAAGGAAAGCAATATTCCGGTTCGTCTGTTGAACTCTTTCGAACCGTCTGCTCCGGGGACGCTCATCTCCAACACCGCAGAGAAAGGACGGATCAAGGCGGTGGCTGCCAAAGATGACATAACTTATATCAAGATCAAGTCGATAAACCAACTTCCGTCCCATAAGTTCTTGAGCCATGTGTTCGATACTTTCGCGTTCTACAAAACGGCGGTCGATATGGTAACGACATCCGATATCGGGGTTTCCGTTACGATCGACAACACGGAATACTTGCAGGAGATTGTCGCCCGGTTGGAATCTTATGCTACGGTATTTGTTGAGAAAGAGATGGTGATTATCTGCGTTGTCGGGGATCTGGAGTGGCGGAATGTGGGCTTCGAGGCACTGATTATTGAGGCTCTGAAAGATATTCCCGTCCGCATGATCTCGTATGGAGGCAGCAGTAGCAACGTCTCGCTCGTCATGCGGAAGGAGGATAAAACACGGGCCTTGCAGGCGTTGAGTACCCACCTGTTCGACTCTTCGCAATCATTACCGCCGGCTATTTGA
- a CDS encoding anaerobic C4-dicarboxylate transporter family protein: MLLQLLFVLVAIIIGARLGGIGLGVLGGLGLAVLTFVFGLEPTSPPIDVMLMIVAVIAAASCMQAAGGLDLMVKWAEKLLRKNPSKITLLSPLVTYIFTFIAGTGHVAYSVLPVIAEVATETKIRPERPLGIAVIASQQAITASPISAATVALLSMLSGHHISLMDILMISVPCTLIGVLAGAFCSLHVGKELAEDPEYLRRIANGEFTSDQYRTKGVENHRAALLSVVIFIAATIGIVLFGSMTELRPWFSLPDGSSRQMQMAHIIEILMLSAAALILLVTRTDGIKAVQGSVFSAGMQAVVAIFGIAWMGDTFIGGNMEELKGSIEHIVTEMPWLFGLALFVMSILLFSQAATIRAMLPLGIALGISPYMLIALFPAVNGYFFIPNYPTVVAAINFDRTGTTHIGKYVLNHSFMMPGLVATGVSVALGLLIIQLF; encoded by the coding sequence ATGTTACTACAATTACTCTTCGTTTTAGTTGCAATTATTATCGGTGCCCGCCTCGGCGGCATCGGGTTGGGGGTATTGGGTGGCCTGGGACTGGCCGTCCTCACTTTCGTATTTGGATTGGAGCCGACCTCCCCTCCCATCGATGTAATGCTGATGATCGTTGCAGTCATCGCCGCCGCCAGTTGCATGCAAGCGGCCGGCGGATTGGACCTGATGGTGAAGTGGGCGGAAAAACTGCTGCGCAAGAATCCCTCCAAGATTACGCTCCTTAGCCCGCTGGTCACTTATATCTTCACATTCATTGCGGGAACGGGGCACGTGGCCTATTCGGTCCTTCCCGTAATAGCAGAAGTGGCAACGGAAACGAAGATACGTCCCGAACGGCCATTAGGAATCGCAGTGATCGCATCTCAACAAGCCATTACAGCCAGCCCGATCTCGGCGGCAACCGTAGCATTGCTCAGTATGCTGTCGGGACATCATATCTCATTGATGGATATCCTGATGATCTCCGTCCCTTGCACGTTGATCGGTGTCCTGGCGGGAGCGTTCTGCTCGCTGCACGTTGGAAAGGAACTGGCGGAAGACCCCGAATACCTGCGCCGTATCGCAAACGGAGAGTTCACAAGCGATCAATACAGGACGAAAGGCGTCGAGAACCATCGTGCCGCCCTCCTGTCAGTCGTCATATTCATAGCGGCGACAATCGGTATCGTCCTGTTCGGCTCGATGACAGAGCTTCGTCCCTGGTTCAGCCTGCCCGATGGCAGTTCCCGGCAGATGCAGATGGCGCATATCATCGAGATCCTGATGCTCTCGGCTGCCGCCCTTATCCTGCTCGTCACCCGGACGGACGGCATAAAGGCCGTACAAGGCTCCGTCTTCTCCGCCGGCATGCAAGCAGTCGTCGCGATTTTCGGTATTGCCTGGATGGGCGACACCTTCATCGGCGGGAACATGGAGGAACTGAAAGGCTCGATCGAACATATCGTAACGGAAATGCCCTGGCTTTTCGGCTTGGCCCTGTTCGTGATGTCCATCCTACTGTTCAGCCAGGCGGCAACCATCCGGGCGATGTTGCCGTTAGGAATCGCCCTCGGCATCTCTCCTTACATGCTGATCGCCCTTTTCCCCGCAGTCAACGGCTATTTCTTCATTCCCAACTATCCGACCGTAGTCGCTGCCATCAACTTCGACCGTACCGGGACGACGCATATCGGCAAATATGTCCTAAACCATTCGTTCATGATGCCGGGACTGGTCGCCACAGGAGTGTCGGTGGCATTGGGGCTGTTGATAATCCAGTTGTTTTAA